In a single window of the Longimicrobiaceae bacterium genome:
- a CDS encoding nucleotide sugar dehydrogenase, which produces MKNRMLLDQCRDHTAVAGVVGLGYVGLPLAVEVARSGYRVVGFDVNEGVVAGIRRRESHVLDVPSEVVRAYVGEGLLTATTDLSRLGECDVISLCVPTPLNKTKDPDLSYVVAAGKAVAATLRPGQLVILESTTYPGTTREVLLPILEESGLKVGKDFFLCFSPERVDPGNIRWQTRNTPKVIGGATPECLEAGLTFYSRVFDTMVPVESAEAAELVKVYENTFRMINIALANELAQACDRLGVDVWG; this is translated from the coding sequence ATGAAGAACCGCATGCTTCTGGACCAGTGCAGGGACCACACCGCCGTGGCCGGCGTGGTCGGCCTCGGCTACGTCGGTCTGCCGCTCGCCGTGGAGGTCGCGCGCAGCGGCTACCGCGTCGTCGGGTTCGACGTGAACGAGGGCGTGGTGGCCGGGATCCGGCGCCGGGAGAGCCACGTCCTGGACGTCCCCAGCGAGGTGGTGCGGGCGTACGTGGGCGAGGGGCTCCTCACCGCCACCACCGACCTCTCGCGGCTGGGGGAGTGCGACGTGATCTCCCTGTGCGTCCCCACCCCGCTCAACAAGACCAAGGACCCGGACCTCTCCTACGTGGTCGCGGCCGGAAAGGCGGTCGCCGCGACCCTGCGGCCGGGGCAGCTGGTGATCCTGGAGAGCACCACCTACCCGGGCACCACCCGCGAGGTGCTCCTCCCCATCCTGGAGGAGAGCGGGCTGAAGGTGGGGAAGGACTTCTTCCTCTGCTTCTCCCCGGAGCGCGTGGACCCCGGCAACATCCGCTGGCAGACGCGCAACACGCCCAAGGTGATCGGGGGGGCGACGCCGGAGTGCCTGGAGGCGGGGCTGACCTTCTACAGCCGGGTGTTCGACACCATGGTCCCGGTCGAGAGCGCCGAGGCGGCCGAGCTGGTGAAGGTGTACGAGAACACCTTCCGGATGATCAACATCGCGCTGGCGAACGAGCTGGCGCAGGCGTGCGACCGTCTGGGCGTGGACGTCTGGGGG